The Vicia villosa cultivar HV-30 ecotype Madison, WI unplaced genomic scaffold, Vvil1.0 ctg.000248F_1_1, whole genome shotgun sequence genomic interval TTACCGGAAAAACCTTCCCGGAAACCACTCTCAGGAACCGTTTCAACGTGCCACTGATGTCCATGATCATCAGAATCACCTTCATAAAAACAACTCTCCGGCGAATTTGAACCGCTATCTTCATGTCCCGGCGGCTTAGCCTTCCGACGACCGGCTCCAACTGGTACGTTACGGAGGGCTCCACCAGCCGTCCAATACCTCTGACAGCTCTTACAGAAATGTCTGGGCTGATTCACGTTGTAGTTGTTGAAATAACAGAATTTAGTCTCCATGCTCTTGCATCTTGGACACGGTATGATCTTCTCTGATCTCTTCTCCACCGTCGGATCTTCATCTCCTTCTCTTTCTTTTGTTTCAACATCATGTAGTTTAATCGTTGCACCAAAGAGCTTAATCGCTTGATTCTCTTCAGCCATTATTGGATTATTCTTAATGAAGAAGTTTTTGGTTGGGGTTGAGGAGGAAATATTGTTGTAGACGTGCTTTTTATATAGGGAGGTACTTATAAAGTGAAAAGTGCTTATTTTAGTTAgcataattataatttataatttataatttataattataaaccATGTGCTAGACGACAAAAAAAAGAAGCTAAACATAGGTGGAGTATAAAAATAAAGTGCTTTTGTCAAAGGAAATGTGAAAAGTGGTTGAGGGTAGTGAATAGAAGGAAACTTATGgtgagtatttttttttattatggcCAATGAGAAATTGAGATAGTCTACGTCATCATCATATGGTGCTGAAATGTCTACAATGTGGGCCAGTTCCAGATAGATCGCTTGCAAAGTGTCAAAAGTTAATAGAGAGGGAATGCATGTACTTTTGTATTATAGATACGGGTGTGAAAGAAAGAATAAACTTAATTGCTCTGTTGAAACTTTCATACTATAATAGTACCTAATTAACAATGTCGATATCAAA includes:
- the LOC131625872 gene encoding dof zinc finger protein DOF1.5-like; its protein translation is MAEENQAIKLFGATIKLHDVETKEREGDEDPTVEKRSEKIIPCPRCKSMETKFCYFNNYNVNQPRHFCKSCQRYWTAGGALRNVPVGAGRRKAKPPGHEDSGSNSPESCFYEGDSDDHGHQWHVETVPESGFREGFSGKRRRKNSGCYSLAMM